Proteins encoded together in one Papaver somniferum cultivar HN1 unplaced genomic scaffold, ASM357369v1 unplaced-scaffold_21, whole genome shotgun sequence window:
- the LOC113340333 gene encoding uncharacterized protein LOC113340333, whose product MFLFSEIDTSDSGLNTSNRCFQITISPQEEDGEETSKVLLPLVFAHTEKYPDEPPLLHVKSLKGIPLEHLQALKQKLEEEYGLGIMNLKRAIMKNVMKNSWQLVFGKYLRALSKLLCSV is encoded by the exons ATGTTTTTGTTTTCAGAAATTGATACTAGTGATAGTGGATTAAACACATCAAATAGGTGCTTCCAGATTACAATCTCTCCACAA GAAGAAGACGGTGAGGAGACATCTAAAG TTTTGCTGCCTTTAGTTTTTGCTCACACTGAAAAGTACCCAGATGAGCCACCACTTCTGCACGTGAAAAG TTTAAAAGGAATACCGTTAGAGCATCTCCAGGCGTTAAAACAAAAGCTTGAGGAGGAG TATGGGTTGGGCATAATGAACTTAAAGCGAGCGATTATGAAGAACGTGATGAAGAATTCTTGGCAACTAGTGTTTGGGAAGTATCTGCGAGCTTTGAGTAAGTTACTATGTAGTGTATGA